The Populus nigra chromosome 19, ddPopNigr1.1, whole genome shotgun sequence genome includes a window with the following:
- the LOC133679272 gene encoding scarecrow-like protein 33, producing the protein MVMDRNYTRLSDYQNDSKFDETIMFPNSDQYPVIEHGLEFNTPSPDLSFINLHSDPDSFGLSFNLNPAGESSVPSMSLSPDGGLLDPSTGLSPEAEASSPSEDSDSTDPLLKYISQMLMEENMKDQPHMFHDHFALSATEKSLYDALGEQYPPSLNSSQSYLNHESPDSNISGTGSNCGDNTSNGISTVTSSFTTDFSKEPQWVGGDADVGGSNPSFQRISLLGENHLQSNLRPNMQFSVSPYGFTDSRDSLMGSSAGEMVQNMFSDMESVLQFKKGLEEASKFLPSASQLVIDLETNAFSTWKKEKTPRVVVKEEKSEADSSPNGSRGRKNHEREDSDPEEGRSNKQSAVYVEEGELSEMFDKVLLWTGGQCCGNDADQEVGCKSLQPDEQSNGSSGGKNRAKRQNKRMETVDLRTLLILCAQAISANDFRTANELLKQIRQHSSPFGDGTQRLAHFFANGLEARLAGSGNGTPNFISSLASKRITAADMLKAYKTQLRACPFKKLSIAFAIKMILHAAEKATTLHIVDFGVLYGFQWPILIQQLSLLPNGPPKLRLTGIELPQHGFRPSERVEETGRRLAKYCERFKVPFEYNPITAQNWEKIPIEDLKINRNEVLAVNCLCRFKNLLDETVDVDCPRDAVLKLIRKMNPDIFVHTIINGSYNAPFFLTRFREALFQFSSLFDIFDSTLPREDQERMMFEREFFGQDAMNVIACEGQERVERPETYKQWQVRTVRAGFKPLPFDQELMTKVRGKLKSCYHKDFVVDEDNHWMLQGWKGRIIFASSCWVPA; encoded by the coding sequence ATGGTCATGGATCGTAATTACACAAGACTCTCTGATTATCAAAATGATTCCAAATTTGATGAAACGATCATGTTCCCAAATTCAGACCAATACCCAGTCATTGAGCACGGACTTGAATTCAATACCCCTTCTCCTGATCTCAGCTTCATCAATCTTCATAGTGATCCTGATAGTTTTGGACTATCCTTTAATTTGAATCCAGCGGGGGAGTCATCTGTTCCTTCAATGAGCTTGAGCCCGGATGGAGGGTTACTTGATCCCTCAACGGGCTTGAGTCCCGAGGCGGAAGCCTCCTCTCCTTCTGAGGATAGTGATTCCACTGACCCGCTTCTCAAGTACATAAGCCAGATGCTTATGGAAGAGAACATGAAAGATCAGCCACACATGTTTCATGATCACTTTGCTCTAAGCGCCACCGAGAAGTCATTGTATGATGCACTCGGTGAGCAGTATCCTCCTTCTCTCAATTCGTCCCAGTCTTATCTCAACCATGAGAGCCCTGACAGTAATATTTCGGGAACTGGCAGTAATTGTGGTGATAATACCAGTAATGGAATTAGCACAGTCACTAGCAGTTTTACCACTGATTTTTCTAAAGAACCTCAGTGGGTTGGTGGTGACGCCGATGTTGGAGGGTCGAATCCATCTTTCCAGAGAATCTCTCTTCTCGGTGAAAACCATCTCCAGTCCAATTTGCGGCCCAATATGCAATTTTCAGTGAGTCCATATGGTTTCACCGATTCGCGTGACAGCCTTATGGGTTCCTCTGCGGGTGAGATGGTGCAGAATATGTTTAGTGATATGGAATCTGTTTTGCAGTTCAAGAAAGGGTTAGAGGAAGCTAGTAAGTTCCTTCCTAGTGCCAGTCAACTGGTAATTGATTTGGAGACAAATGCATTTTCCACATGGAAAAAGGAGAAGACTCCTAGAGTGGTGGTGAAGGAGGAGAAATCTGAGGCGGACAGCTCGCCGAATGGTTCGAGGGGTAGGAAGAATCATGAGCGAGAGGATTCAGATCCAGAAGAAGGAAGGTCTAATAAGCAGTCCGCGGTGTATGTGGAAGAGGGTGAACTATCGGAGATGTTTGATAAGGTATTGCTTTGGACTGGGGGACAATGCTGTGGCAATGACGCTGACCAGGAAGTAGGATGCAAGAGCTTGCAGCCAGATGAACAATCAAATGGATCCAGTGGTGGGAAAAACCGTGCTAAAAGACAGAACAAAAGGATGGAAACAGTGGACCTGAGGACTCTCCTTATCCTCTGTGCTCAAGCTATCTCCGCCAATGACTTCAGGACTGCTAATGAACTACTGAAACAGATCAGGCAGCACTCTTCTCCATTTGGTGATGGGACTCAGAGATTGGCTCATTTCTTTGCCAATGGTCTTGAGGCACGCTTGGCTGGTAGTGGGAACGGAACCCCAAATTTTATCTCTTCCCTTGCTTCAAAGAGGATAACAGCTGCTGATATGTTGAAAGCCTACAAAACCCAGCTTCGAGCCTGCCCCTTTAAGAAACTTTCAATTGCTTTCGCAATCAAAATGATTTTGCATGCTGCTGAGAAAGCAACTACTCTCCATATTGTAGATTTTGGTGTCCTCTATGGTTTTCAATGGCCAATTCTTATCCAGCAACTCTCTCTGCTACCTAATGGCCCCCCAAAGCTACGCCTTACTGGAATAGAGCTGCCCCAACATGGTTTCCGGCCATCAGAAAGAGTTGAGGAGACAGGACGTCGCTTGGCCAAGTATTGTGAGCGCTTTAAGGTTCCATTCGAGTACAATCCTATTACTGCACAAAACTGGGAAAAAATCCCAATTGAGGACCTCAAGATTAATAGAAATGAGGTGCTTGCTGTGAACTGTCTATGTCGGTTTAAGAATCTACTCGATGAGACAGTAGATGTGGACTGCCCAAGGGATGCTGTTCTTAAATTAATTCGGAAGATGAATCCTGATATATTTGTTCATACTATTATAAATGGATCATACAATGCTCCCTTCTTCCTCACACGGTTCCGGGAGGCACTATTCCAGTTCTCCTCATTATTTGACATATTTGATTCTACTTTACCTCGAGAAGATCAAGAGAGGATGATGTTTGAGAGAGAATTCTTCGGACAGGATGCAATGAATGTTATAGCTTGTGAGGGTCAGGAAAGGGTTGAGAGGCCTGAGACATACAAGCAGTGGCAGGTCCGGACTGTGAGAGCCGGGTTCAAGCCTCTCCCATTTGACCAGGAGCTCATGACAAAGGTTAGGGGTAAGTTGAAGAGCTGTTACCACAAGGATTTTGTAGTTGATGAAGACAACCACTGGATGCTGCAGGGATGGAAGGGTCGAATAATTTTTGCTTCCTCTTGTTGGGTGCCTGCATAG